Proteins from a single region of Deltaproteobacteria bacterium:
- a CDS encoding glycoside hydrolase family 28 protein has protein sequence MPGQTWRHFCGRRAATGGKDRGRPARTMARTPADSSPRSAVSRRAFIRRAVLLGGGGLVGAAGVGTACSDEPGRERRSAAASGATLDVRDFGAAGDGETDDTGALQRAIDAGAGRGGAVVRLPPGTWRSGTLRLRSRVTLELAAGSVLLASPDDDDFAPREPLPFDTDSDAETTDFAHALIAGRDLERVTITGGGVIDMRRAKRSGPKAIALKRCRFVNVSGITIVHSPNYCVSLAGCDDVVVDGVTIRDAYADGIDPDCCRRVRITNCDIESRDDALCLKASFALGDERSTEDVLVANCRMRSPSNCFKLGTESTGDFRRIVVSNCVFNGVVPHDAAAAAAAEGGGVALETVDGGTVDGVMISNIVMTGVPVPLFLRLGNRGRDQRTRRPGRLRNVSVTGVVATGATGTGSITGLPGCPVEGITLDNIRIIAAGGARPPRGLEVPEREAAYPKVTMFETLPAFGLYVRHARDVTLGNVQLLVDHPDARSALVVDDAVGLRVGGVSGASGRDHGPVVWLHDVRGGLVHANLQPGAAGVFVRVTGENTADLALMGAGLAEFGPEISPEAVTRLVTARQPEPG, from the coding sequence CGATGGCCCGTACACCAGCCGATTCGAGTCCGCGGAGTGCAGTATCGAGACGCGCGTTCATCCGGAGAGCGGTGCTGCTGGGCGGCGGCGGCCTGGTCGGTGCTGCTGGCGTGGGGACGGCCTGCTCGGATGAGCCCGGGCGCGAGCGCCGCTCCGCCGCGGCGAGCGGCGCGACGCTCGACGTGCGCGATTTCGGCGCCGCCGGCGATGGCGAGACCGACGACACGGGGGCGCTTCAGCGCGCGATCGACGCGGGGGCCGGCCGGGGCGGCGCGGTGGTGCGGCTGCCTCCCGGCACCTGGCGCAGCGGCACCTTGCGGCTTCGTAGCCGGGTCACCCTCGAGCTGGCCGCGGGGTCCGTGCTGCTCGCCAGTCCCGACGACGACGATTTCGCTCCCCGCGAGCCGCTCCCGTTCGACACCGATTCGGATGCCGAGACGACCGATTTCGCCCACGCGCTCATCGCGGGACGCGACCTGGAGCGGGTCACGATCACGGGCGGCGGCGTCATCGACATGCGACGCGCGAAGCGCTCGGGCCCCAAGGCCATCGCCCTGAAACGGTGCCGCTTCGTGAACGTGAGCGGCATCACGATCGTCCACTCGCCCAACTACTGTGTCAGCCTCGCGGGCTGCGACGACGTCGTCGTGGACGGCGTCACGATTCGTGACGCCTATGCCGACGGCATCGATCCGGACTGCTGTCGCCGTGTGCGAATCACCAATTGCGACATCGAGTCCCGCGACGATGCCCTGTGTCTCAAGGCGAGCTTCGCGCTGGGCGACGAGCGCAGCACCGAGGACGTGCTCGTCGCCAATTGCCGGATGCGCAGCCCGTCGAACTGCTTCAAGCTCGGCACCGAGAGCACGGGCGACTTCCGGCGGATCGTCGTGTCCAACTGCGTGTTCAACGGGGTCGTGCCGCACGACGCCGCCGCGGCCGCGGCCGCCGAAGGCGGCGGCGTCGCGCTCGAGACCGTGGATGGCGGCACCGTCGACGGTGTCATGATCTCGAACATCGTGATGACGGGGGTGCCGGTCCCGCTGTTCCTCCGCCTCGGCAATCGCGGGCGCGACCAGCGGACGCGGCGCCCCGGGCGGCTGCGCAACGTGTCCGTGACCGGCGTCGTGGCCACCGGTGCCACGGGCACGGGGTCGATCACCGGTCTCCCCGGCTGCCCCGTCGAGGGCATCACGCTCGACAACATCCGCATCATCGCCGCCGGAGGTGCGCGGCCGCCCCGGGGCCTCGAGGTTCCCGAGCGTGAAGCCGCCTACCCCAAGGTGACGATGTTCGAGACGCTGCCCGCGTTCGGACTCTACGTGCGTCACGCGCGAGACGTGACCCTGGGAAACGTGCAGCTCCTCGTCGACCATCCCGATGCGCGATCGGCACTCGTCGTCGACGACGCGGTCGGGTTGCGCGTGGGCGGCGTCTCGGGCGCCTCGGGACGCGACCACGGGCCGGTGGTCTGGCTGCACGACGTCCGCGGCGGACTGGTGCATGCGAACCTCCAGCCCGGAGCGGCCGGCGTGTTCGTGCGCGTCACCGGCGAAAACACCGCCGACCTGGCGCTCATGGGCGCCGGCCTTGCGGAGTTCGGTCCCGAGATCAGTCCCGAGGCCGTGACGCGTCTGGTCACGGCGCGACAGCCGGAGCCGGGGTAG